One stretch of Gopherus flavomarginatus isolate rGopFla2 chromosome 2, rGopFla2.mat.asm, whole genome shotgun sequence DNA includes these proteins:
- the LOC127044651 gene encoding zinc finger protein 22-like, translating into MGDKDEKLKLKIFYCLIGGQQKRSCLILQIEEISSMEEGEELSILYLQDPVERQFLRGDHTTGDRIPRERKEKDPHQEYPEELKPHGKLPEIAKGNIFHYSDQGKVCESQHRPESKQEGFLAKKWYKSTQSERDFSKSQNVIIHHKINTGGKPNICAECGKSFSRSSTLFQHQRIHTGEKPYKCQDCAKSFCQSSTLIQHQRMHRGEKLYQCPDCGKDFLCKSGLTIHERIHTGEKPYGCSDCGKSFRTKSQLVSHQRVHTK; encoded by the exons ATGGGGGACAAAGATGAGAAATTGAAGCTAAAGATTTTCTACTGTCTCATTGGTGGACAACAGAAGAGAA GCTGTCTAATTCTCCAAATTGAAGAGATATCATCaatggaggaaggagaggagctgTCTATCCTATATTTACAGGACCCAGTGGAAAGGCAATTTCTGAGGGGTGACCACACAA CTGGTGATAGGATCCCgagagaaagaaaggagaaggatCCTCATCAGGAGTATCCTGAGGAACTGAAACCACATGGAAAGTTACCAGAGATTGCCAAAGGCAATATTTTCCATTATTCTGATCAAGGGAAAGTCTGTGAGAGTCAGCATAGACCAGAGAGCAAGCAGGAAGGATTTCTAGCAAAGAAGTGGTATAAATCAACTCAATCTGAAAGAGATTTCAGCAAATCCCAAAATGTTATCATCCACCACAAAATCAACACAGGAGGGAAACCAAACATATGTGCTGAATGTGGCAAAAGTTTCAGTCGGAGCTCTACACTCTTCCAGCATCAGAGAATTCACACGGGTGAAAAACCCTATAAGTGTCAGGACTGTGCAAAAAGCTTCTGTCAGAGCTCAACGCTCATTCAGCACCAGAGAATGCACAGAGGAGAGAAACTTTATCAGTGTCCTGACTGTGGCAAAGATTTCCTTTGTAAATCAGGACTTACAATACATGAGAGGATCCACACAGGCGAGAAGCCTTACGGATGCAGTGACTGTGGCAAAAGCTTCAGGACGAAGTCCCAACTAGTGTCACATCAAAGAGTCCACACCAAATAG